One Pleurocapsa sp. PCC 7327 DNA segment encodes these proteins:
- a CDS encoding anthranilate synthase component I produces the protein MKQLLPWYWRRLPLGKRTGSEVFERLFYRSGAVATLLESPAKPSSDRSPLSRYSICAGSPRLVEGRLQSWTPPIGKILPFLRRLLQKETKEREIPEHLPFTGGWLGWLGYDLAWEIEKLPYLKDDSLPFPVAYWYEPDSFAILDHWKQTLWLASTNLDDLDRLQNQFDSNPSPSPPPLLTPSPYPLSFLSDQTDYEQAVRKAKQYIQVGDIFQANLSLRFQTFTNVDSWTIYRTLQTINPSPFASYWQTPWGAVISCSPERLIQLQGRKAQTRPIAGTRPRGTSDERDRELIGELMTNVKERAEHVMLVDLERNDLGRVCRWGSVRVDELLTVERYSHVMHLVSNVSGTLERDRDTVDLIGALFPGGTITGCPKVRCMEIIEELEPVRRNLFYGSCGYLDRRGNLDLNILIRTLLYNSPSPSLPATVWGQVGAGIVADSDPEREWYESLNKAEAQLAALKLASSPPT, from the coding sequence ATGAAGCAGTTATTACCTTGGTATTGGAGAAGGCTACCATTAGGAAAGCGAACGGGTTCGGAGGTTTTTGAGCGGTTATTTTATCGTTCGGGCGCAGTCGCAACGCTTTTAGAAAGTCCGGCTAAACCCTCTAGCGATCGCTCTCCTTTATCTCGCTATTCTATTTGTGCGGGATCTCCCCGTCTCGTCGAGGGCAGACTGCAATCGTGGACGCCGCCCATTGGTAAAATCCTGCCTTTTCTTCGCCGTCTTCTGCAAAAAGAGACAAAAGAAAGGGAAATACCGGAACATTTGCCTTTTACAGGAGGTTGGTTGGGCTGGCTGGGATACGATCTAGCCTGGGAAATCGAAAAACTCCCCTACCTCAAAGACGATTCCCTGCCTTTTCCCGTTGCCTATTGGTACGAACCCGATTCCTTTGCTATTCTCGACCATTGGAAACAAACCTTATGGCTGGCCAGTACCAATCTAGATGACCTCGATCGCCTACAAAATCAATTCGACTCAAATCCTTCCCCCTCTCCCCCTCCCTTGCTCACGCCGTCTCCCTATCCTCTCTCATTCCTATCCGACCAAACAGATTACGAGCAAGCCGTCAGAAAAGCCAAGCAATACATTCAGGTAGGAGATATTTTTCAGGCGAATCTTTCTCTGCGGTTTCAAACGTTCACCAATGTCGATAGTTGGACGATTTATCGAACCTTACAAACTATTAATCCATCTCCCTTTGCCAGTTATTGGCAAACTCCCTGGGGGGCAGTTATTAGCTGCTCTCCCGAACGATTGATTCAATTGCAAGGACGCAAAGCGCAAACGCGACCGATCGCGGGAACCCGTCCTCGCGGTACTAGCGACGAACGCGATCGCGAGTTAATTGGGGAATTAATGACTAATGTCAAAGAAAGAGCCGAACACGTGATGCTCGTCGATCTAGAGCGCAACGATCTCGGACGGGTTTGCCGATGGGGTTCCGTTCGCGTTGACGAACTGTTGACTGTCGAACGCTATAGCCACGTCATGCATCTCGTTAGTAATGTGAGCGGTACTTTAGAACGCGATCGCGATACTGTCGATCTCATTGGTGCCTTATTTCCTGGCGGTACGATTACTGGATGTCCCAAGGTTCGCTGTATGGAAATTATCGAAGAACTCGAACCCGTTCGTCGCAATTTGTTTTACGGATCTTGCGGCTATCTAGACCGACGGGGCAATCTCGACTTGAATATCCTCATTCGCACGCTTTTATATAACTCTCCTTCGCCTTCTCTTCCTGCAACCGTTTGGGGGCAAGTTGGAGCGGGTATCGTGGCTGACAGCGATCCCGAAAGGGAATGGTACGAATCGCTCAACAAGGCAGAAGCTCAGTTGGCTGCTCTGAAATTGGCTAGTTCTCCTCCAACATGA
- a CDS encoding WecB/TagA/CpsF family glycosyltransferase, with translation MSKVNILNISLDNISTKELLKKLSLEGGIVFTPNVDHLMKLQIDREFYEAYNQADYRVCDGQILKWSLDFLGIPIQEKISGSDLLPAFYFDNKQNQNIKIFLLGGAEGVAQKAQEKINEKVGREIVVAACSPSFCFEKNEEECLEIVNAITRSEATVLVVGVGAPKQEKWIIKYRNKLKNIKIFLAVGAAIDFEAGHKKRAPKWMSEVGLETPYRLFREPKRLWKRYLVEDPPFLGLVLKQKLNLYKNPFT, from the coding sequence ATGAGTAAAGTTAATATTCTCAATATTTCTCTTGACAATATCTCAACCAAGGAACTTCTTAAAAAACTTAGTCTAGAAGGAGGTATAGTCTTTACTCCCAATGTAGACCACCTGATGAAACTACAAATCGATCGAGAGTTTTATGAAGCTTACAATCAAGCTGATTATCGAGTGTGCGACGGTCAAATTTTAAAGTGGTCTTTAGATTTTTTGGGGATTCCCATCCAAGAAAAAATTTCTGGTTCCGATCTTTTGCCTGCTTTTTATTTTGACAATAAACAAAATCAAAATATCAAAATTTTCTTACTGGGAGGAGCAGAAGGAGTGGCTCAAAAAGCTCAAGAAAAAATCAATGAAAAAGTCGGCAGAGAAATTGTAGTTGCCGCTTGCTCTCCATCTTTTTGCTTTGAAAAAAATGAAGAAGAATGTCTTGAAATAGTCAATGCGATCACTCGCTCTGAAGCAACAGTTTTGGTTGTAGGAGTAGGGGCGCCCAAGCAAGAAAAATGGATTATTAAATATAGAAATAAGCTCAAAAATATTAAAATATTTTTAGCAGTTGGTGCAGCCATTGATTTTGAAGCGGGTCACAAAAAAAGAGCGCCAAAGTGGATGAGTGAGGTAGGGCTAGAAACTCCTTATAGATTATTCAGAGAACCCAAGAGACTTTGGAAAAGATATTTAGTAGAAGATCCTCCCTTTTTAGGTCTAGTCCTCAAGCAAAAATTAAACCTTTATAAAAATCCTTTTACTTAA
- the purM gene encoding phosphoribosylformylglycinamidine cyclo-ligase — MDYREAGVDIEAGRSFVEKIRQGVESTYRPEVLGGLGGFGGFFQLPSGYKEPVLVSGTDGVGTKLKIAQAINRHDTIGIDLVAMCVNDVLTSGAEPLFFLDYLATGKLNPQQLAEVVAGIVEGCRLSGCALLGGETAEMPGFYQLGEYDLAGFCVGIVEKSQILDGSQVKIGDVAIALASQGVHSNGFSLVRKIIETQGLDWDFRPDLLGGQSLGEVLLTPTRIYVKPVLEAIRTGIEIHGMAHITGGGLPENLPRCLKGGQSVQVYPNSWEILPIFRWLARVGEVNDRAMFDTFNMGIGFIVIVPRDRAEDTLNWFESKDIAAYRIGEVVEGTGEVLGLSY, encoded by the coding sequence ATGGATTATCGAGAAGCTGGCGTAGATATAGAAGCAGGACGCTCTTTCGTCGAAAAAATTCGTCAAGGCGTTGAAAGTACCTATCGTCCTGAAGTATTAGGGGGATTGGGGGGATTTGGCGGATTTTTTCAATTGCCCTCTGGGTACAAAGAACCCGTCTTAGTTTCGGGAACCGATGGCGTTGGAACTAAACTAAAAATCGCCCAAGCGATAAACCGTCACGACACCATTGGCATCGATTTAGTCGCCATGTGCGTCAATGACGTTCTTACCTCTGGCGCAGAACCTCTATTTTTTCTTGACTATTTGGCAACAGGCAAACTCAACCCCCAACAACTTGCCGAAGTCGTTGCTGGTATCGTAGAAGGATGTCGTTTGAGCGGATGCGCCCTTCTGGGGGGAGAAACGGCTGAGATGCCCGGTTTTTACCAGCTAGGAGAATACGATCTTGCCGGATTTTGCGTGGGAATTGTAGAGAAAAGCCAGATTTTAGACGGTTCCCAGGTCAAAATCGGGGATGTTGCGATCGCGTTGGCAAGTCAAGGGGTTCACAGCAATGGTTTTAGTTTAGTGAGAAAAATTATTGAGACTCAAGGATTGGATTGGGATTTCCGTCCGGATTTGCTAGGAGGGCAAAGTTTAGGAGAGGTTTTGTTAACTCCTACACGAATATACGTAAAACCCGTTTTGGAAGCCATTCGTACTGGAATCGAGATTCATGGAATGGCACATATTACGGGGGGAGGATTACCGGAAAACTTACCCCGTTGCCTGAAGGGAGGTCAATCGGTGCAGGTTTATCCCAACAGTTGGGAAATTTTGCCCATCTTTCGGTGGTTGGCGCGAGTGGGTGAAGTCAACGATCGGGCGATGTTTGATACATTTAATATGGGTATTGGTTTTATCGTTATCGTGCCGCGCGATCGCGCTGAAGATACTTTAAACTGGTTTGAGTCAAAAGATATTGCTGCTTATCGCATAGGCGAGGTTGTTGAGGGAACTGGAGAAGTTCTGGGATTGTCGTATTAA
- the hpnH gene encoding adenosyl-hopene transferase HpnH yields the protein MAVQWQQALAVGQYIVTQRLKGRKRFPLVLMLEPLFRCNLACSGCGKIQHPPEILKRNLTPEECFAAAEECGAPVVSIPGGEPLLHPQIDEIVKGLCDRKKFVYLCTNALLLEKSLDKFQPSPYLTFSVHLDGLREQHDKCVDRKGVFDTAIRAIRAAKAKGFRVTTNTTVFEGADPQKMQEFFDFLETLGTDGMMISPGYSYEWAPDQEHFLVRERTKALFREILSPWKTGKKQWNFNHNPLFLDFLMGEKDYECTPWGSPSYSVLGWQKPCYLLNEGHYKTFKKLLEETNWENYGRASGNPKCADCMVHCGYEPTAAMDALKPENMGRAISSVFGS from the coding sequence ATGGCCGTTCAATGGCAACAAGCTTTAGCAGTGGGGCAATATATCGTTACCCAGCGTTTGAAAGGGCGTAAGCGCTTTCCGTTGGTTTTAATGTTGGAACCTCTATTCCGATGCAACCTAGCTTGTTCGGGTTGCGGGAAAATTCAGCATCCACCAGAAATTCTCAAACGAAATCTAACCCCCGAAGAATGTTTCGCGGCGGCGGAAGAATGCGGTGCGCCTGTGGTTTCCATTCCTGGAGGAGAACCGCTACTGCATCCACAGATTGACGAAATTGTCAAGGGGTTGTGCGATCGCAAAAAGTTTGTCTATCTCTGTACCAATGCCCTATTGCTAGAAAAAAGCCTCGATAAATTTCAGCCTTCTCCCTATCTCACGTTTAGCGTTCACTTAGACGGTTTGCGAGAACAGCATGATAAATGCGTCGATCGCAAGGGGGTTTTCGATACCGCTATTCGTGCCATTCGTGCAGCTAAAGCCAAAGGATTTCGCGTCACAACTAACACGACGGTGTTTGAAGGTGCCGATCCCCAAAAAATGCAAGAATTTTTTGATTTTCTCGAAACGCTCGGGACTGATGGAATGATGATATCTCCAGGCTACAGTTATGAATGGGCACCTGACCAAGAGCATTTTCTGGTGCGGGAACGAACGAAGGCGCTATTTCGAGAAATTCTTTCCCCCTGGAAGACAGGCAAAAAGCAGTGGAACTTCAATCACAATCCCCTATTTTTGGATTTTCTCATGGGCGAGAAGGATTATGAGTGTACTCCCTGGGGAAGTCCTAGCTATAGCGTTTTGGGGTGGCAAAAACCCTGCTATCTCCTCAATGAAGGTCACTATAAGACGTTTAAGAAACTCTTAGAAGAAACTAACTGGGAAAATTACGGTCGCGCTAGCGGTAATCCCAAATGTGCGGATTGTATGGTACATTGCGGTTACGAACCCACCGCTGCCATGGATGCGCTGAAACCAGAAAATATGGGACGGGCGATTAGTAGCGTGTTTGGAAGTTAA
- a CDS encoding ABC transporter substrate-binding protein, translating to MRIVSLAFKKPAKIALRNPVKILVIFGNSENIDLKPDEELLAKLEKRGARITPLTQPTRRELRYRLSEQRWDLLFFAGHSYSEKEGESGFIQLKEGDSISLKELESDLSQAVRNGLKLAIFNSCDGLEIARNLANFRIPYVVFMREPVPDRVAQRFLEYFLFRFSSGESLDLSVRYARQRLQDEEREHQLPCASWLPAIYQNPTAPTLRWLAPTPRIPVGVAIALLVSIIPLSVIIYKRIYLSIPHRISMGEEILVRENVTSEKKKGVKAFEEKDFARAASEFKASLQKQRNDPETLIYLNNARNGDKSSYRIVVSVPIGSNLDVAQEILRGVAQAQNEIDRKGGINGKPLQVAIANDENNPDLAKQLASTFIEDPQFLAVVGHNASDASVAAAPVYDRSGLVMISPTSFSDKLSSSGDYIFRMVPTIRFLTDTLSDYIIHTAHKTKIAVCSSRAAVDNESFRNQFINSFQAKGKQYINVKCDFDDPQYNPEEKILEIVSSGADSLLLAPHVDRIGKAVEMARANQGRLTLFGSPTLYTYKTLKEGQQAVNGIALVAPWHPDALPYNAPFRKQARQLWGGEVNWRSAQAYDATMTITAALQQSQTREELKNALKDRTFSVEGVTGTIRFLPSGDRQFIPGSGLIAKVKPLPKTLGYQFVLLPR from the coding sequence ATGAGGATCGTCTCCTTAGCCTTCAAAAAGCCAGCCAAAATAGCCTTGAGAAATCCAGTCAAAATCCTAGTGATTTTTGGCAACAGTGAAAATATCGATCTAAAACCAGATGAGGAGTTACTTGCTAAGTTAGAAAAACGAGGAGCAAGAATTACTCCCCTCACTCAGCCTACCCGTAGAGAACTCAGGTATAGATTATCGGAGCAACGGTGGGATCTACTCTTTTTTGCGGGACATAGTTATTCGGAGAAAGAGGGAGAGAGTGGATTTATTCAGCTCAAAGAAGGCGATAGTATCTCTCTAAAAGAGTTAGAGAGCGACTTGAGCCAAGCCGTTAGAAATGGCTTAAAATTGGCGATTTTTAACTCTTGTGACGGTTTAGAAATAGCCCGGAATCTAGCCAATTTTCGGATTCCTTATGTCGTTTTTATGCGAGAACCCGTCCCCGATCGCGTAGCACAGCGATTTTTAGAATATTTTCTCTTTCGCTTTTCTAGTGGGGAATCTCTCGATCTATCCGTGCGATATGCCAGACAACGCTTGCAAGATGAAGAAAGGGAACACCAATTACCTTGTGCGAGTTGGCTGCCTGCCATTTATCAAAATCCAACCGCACCTACTTTAAGATGGCTCGCACCCACTCCTAGAATCCCAGTAGGAGTCGCGATCGCATTGCTTGTCAGCATAATTCCTCTAAGTGTAATAATCTACAAAAGAATCTATCTTTCTATCCCCCATCGCATCAGTATGGGAGAGGAAATTTTAGTCAGGGAGAATGTCACATCCGAGAAGAAAAAAGGCGTAAAAGCTTTTGAGGAAAAAGATTTTGCCCGCGCTGCCTCCGAGTTTAAAGCATCCCTTCAAAAACAGCGCAACGATCCAGAAACGCTGATTTACCTTAACAATGCTCGAAATGGCGACAAAAGCAGCTACAGAATTGTTGTCAGCGTTCCTATCGGTAGCAACCTCGACGTAGCGCAGGAGATTTTGCGAGGCGTGGCGCAAGCGCAAAACGAGATCGATCGAAAAGGAGGGATTAACGGGAAACCTTTACAAGTAGCGATCGCCAATGATGAAAACAACCCCGACCTTGCCAAACAACTTGCTAGCACTTTTATAGAAGATCCTCAATTCTTAGCCGTCGTCGGACATAATGCCAGCGATGCCTCAGTTGCTGCCGCTCCGGTTTACGATCGGAGCGGTCTAGTCATGATTAGCCCTACTAGCTTTTCTGATAAGTTATCCTCTAGCGGGGATTATATCTTCCGCATGGTTCCCACCATCCGCTTTTTAACCGATACTTTGTCCGATTACATCATCCATACCGCTCACAAAACTAAAATTGCCGTTTGTTCGTCTAGAGCTGCGGTTGATAATGAATCGTTTCGCAATCAATTTATTAATAGCTTCCAAGCAAAAGGCAAGCAATATATTAATGTTAAATGCGATTTTGACGATCCCCAATACAATCCTGAAGAAAAAATCTTAGAAATCGTCAGTAGTGGTGCCGATAGTCTCCTGTTAGCCCCTCACGTCGATCGAATCGGCAAAGCAGTAGAGATGGCACGAGCCAATCAAGGACGCTTAACCCTTTTTGGCAGTCCCACTCTCTATACCTACAAAACTTTAAAAGAAGGTCAGCAAGCCGTCAACGGCATAGCTTTGGTTGCCCCTTGGCATCCCGATGCACTGCCTTATAACGCTCCTTTCCGCAAGCAAGCGCGACAATTGTGGGGTGGAGAAGTGAATTGGCGCAGTGCGCAAGCTTACGACGCGACAATGACAATTACTGCCGCCTTACAACAAAGTCAAACCCGTGAAGAACTGAAAAACGCTCTCAAAGACAGAACTTTTTCGGTTGAGGGAGTCACGGGAACAATTAGGTTTTTGCCATCGGGCGATCGCCAATTTATCCCAGGAAGCGGTTTAATTGCAAAGGTTAAACCACTTCCTAAAACTTTAGGCTACCAGTTTGTTCTTCTACCTCGTTGA
- a CDS encoding class I SAM-dependent methyltransferase, with product MQRHWRKRRMEAFIELMRLKQGSRIIDLGGLPEFWETIALDLDITLLNLPGVLAGERGAFTRQYQFVEADACELLDLADNSFDIAFSNGVIEHVGSLARQKAFAKTVRRLAPSYWIQTPSMWFPIEAHCNLPFWWFYPPSLKNAWIRRWQRQGQEFKWKQMSETQVLSLGRLKTLFPEAKVYTEYVAGFPKSYSMYVPIQKERSRQ from the coding sequence ATGCAACGCCACTGGCGCAAACGTCGCATGGAGGCATTCATCGAGTTAATGCGCCTTAAACAAGGAAGCAGGATTATCGATCTCGGCGGATTGCCGGAATTTTGGGAGACAATCGCGCTCGATCTCGATATTACTTTGTTAAATTTACCGGGAGTATTGGCAGGAGAGCGAGGAGCGTTTACACGCCAATACCAATTCGTTGAAGCCGATGCCTGCGAGCTTTTAGATTTGGCAGACAACAGTTTTGACATCGCATTCAGTAACGGAGTCATCGAACACGTCGGTTCCCTAGCGCGACAAAAAGCCTTCGCCAAGACAGTGCGCCGATTGGCTCCTAGTTATTGGATTCAAACCCCTTCGATGTGGTTCCCGATTGAGGCGCATTGTAACCTTCCTTTTTGGTGGTTTTATCCACCAAGTCTCAAAAATGCATGGATTCGTCGCTGGCAAAGGCAAGGACAGGAATTCAAGTGGAAGCAGATGAGCGAAACGCAGGTGTTAAGTCTGGGGAGACTAAAGACTTTATTTCCCGAAGCCAAAGTCTATACCGAATACGTGGCAGGATTTCCTAAGTCCTATTCTATGTATGTTCCGATACAAAAAGAGCGATCGCGTCAGTAG
- a CDS encoding energy-coupling factor transporter transmembrane protein EcfT, with translation MDLLRSLPIGLYLEKPLTWMHRLDPRVKLGWLMTFLAAPLLANPWWRLGIVGVLILLTLLAAIPLRVWRQQMGWLLTLCILVFIITCFVPDGLGVTSQPRLPDSNLQLPQPTDYHYVLFERGRFVITRRSLELAVRTSTLIFTLIYSTNLYLLTTAPEEITAGLEELLEPVRRSKLPITEIMLTLTLSLRFIPLVLEEVQNLARSIRTRAINWKKLGVKRSLKVWLVVVERLLENLLLRAEQIAVAMEVRGFTSPNKHRVQWHQLRLRRVDWFVLFALIPFWWARLRWGGM, from the coding sequence ATGGACTTACTACGTTCGCTCCCCATAGGACTTTATTTAGAAAAACCCCTAACCTGGATGCATCGACTCGATCCAAGGGTAAAACTTGGCTGGTTGATGACATTTCTAGCTGCGCCCTTATTAGCCAATCCCTGGTGGCGATTGGGGATCGTAGGGGTACTGATCCTATTAACGCTTTTAGCGGCAATTCCCCTGCGGGTTTGGCGACAGCAAATGGGCTGGTTGCTGACGCTGTGTATTTTAGTATTTATCATTACCTGTTTTGTGCCCGATGGCTTGGGAGTAACTTCTCAGCCACGACTTCCCGATAGCAATCTCCAGTTGCCTCAGCCTACCGATTATCATTACGTCTTATTTGAGAGAGGACGGTTTGTTATTACCCGCCGTTCTTTGGAATTGGCAGTGCGGACGAGTACCTTGATCTTTACGCTGATTTATAGTACCAATCTCTATCTACTTACCACTGCACCAGAAGAAATTACAGCCGGACTAGAAGAGTTGCTAGAACCCGTCCGCCGCTCTAAATTACCTATAACAGAGATAATGCTAACCTTGACGCTATCGTTGCGATTTATTCCCCTGGTATTGGAAGAAGTGCAAAATTTAGCGCGATCGATTCGGACTAGGGCAATTAATTGGAAAAAACTGGGAGTTAAGCGCAGTTTAAAGGTATGGTTGGTGGTAGTCGAACGGCTGCTAGAAAATCTCCTCTTGCGTGCCGAACAAATTGCAGTGGCAATGGAAGTGCGAGGTTTTACCAGTCCGAACAAACATCGCGTCCAGTGGCATCAACTCCGTTTGAGGCGAGTTGACTGGTTTGTTTTGTTTGCTTTAATTCCCTTTTGGTGGGCGCGATTGAGGTGGGGAGGAATGTAA
- a CDS encoding radical SAM protein: MELKHLIKLATRHITHTIPEMLYLKTGYDLTKPLAIQGIVNERCNYKCRYCKFWRLENYKDEMTIPEWQTALLSLKKFIGSYVIQFGGGEPFIKKGFVDLLEFCYSHGIDWGVITNGSTFDRQTARRVVAARPVNLDISVDSADSEIHDFVRGVPGSLSKIEQGIGFLREERDRLGLKFPIRIKPTVHRYNFRYLPELVEWAQRVGATTIDFAPVRPAFGLAEIETELWIQEESDREVLKQVIETLIAMKQQGASIETNDAKLCSFIDHFRGNKVYHGVSPCRVSLRDYHIRTNGDVISCWFYPPLGNIKTHSAREIWYGEQARRLRAQMIACTKFGEVDCANSCLSHRTLAQKLELGMLFLRRATTVLKGS; encoded by the coding sequence ATGGAATTAAAACATTTAATCAAGCTAGCAACGCGCCATATCACTCATACAATTCCCGAAATGCTATATCTAAAAACGGGTTACGATCTGACTAAACCCTTAGCAATTCAAGGTATAGTTAACGAGCGATGTAATTATAAATGTCGCTACTGCAAATTCTGGCGTTTAGAGAATTACAAAGATGAAATGACCATTCCGGAATGGCAAACAGCGCTGTTGAGTCTGAAAAAATTTATTGGCTCTTATGTCATTCAATTTGGTGGTGGCGAACCGTTTATTAAAAAAGGATTTGTAGACTTATTAGAATTTTGCTACTCCCATGGAATCGACTGGGGAGTTATTACCAACGGTTCAACTTTCGATCGCCAGACGGCTAGAAGAGTAGTAGCAGCGCGTCCGGTGAATTTAGATATCTCAGTTGATAGCGCAGATTCAGAAATTCACGATTTTGTGCGAGGAGTGCCTGGTTCCCTGAGCAAAATCGAGCAAGGAATCGGTTTTTTGCGAGAAGAACGAGATAGACTGGGATTGAAGTTTCCCATCCGCATCAAACCCACAGTCCATCGCTACAACTTTCGCTACCTGCCGGAACTAGTAGAGTGGGCGCAGCGCGTGGGGGCAACGACAATTGACTTTGCTCCCGTCCGTCCAGCTTTCGGTCTTGCCGAAATAGAAACGGAACTATGGATTCAGGAAGAGAGCGATCGCGAAGTCTTAAAACAAGTCATCGAGACTCTAATTGCCATGAAACAGCAAGGAGCTTCCATAGAAACCAACGATGCCAAACTTTGCTCCTTTATCGACCATTTTCGAGGCAACAAAGTCTATCACGGCGTTTCACCTTGCCGCGTTAGCTTGCGGGACTATCACATTCGCACCAACGGCGACGTTATTTCGTGTTGGTTTTACCCGCCGCTTGGCAACATCAAAACCCACAGCGCCCGCGAGATTTGGTATGGCGAACAAGCTCGACGCTTGCGCGCTCAGATGATTGCCTGTACCAAATTTGGCGAAGTAGATTGTGCTAACTCATGCCTCTCTCACAGAACTCTCGCTCAGAAGCTCGAACTGGGCATGCTATTTCTTCGTCGGGCAACGACAGTCCTTAAAGGGTCATGA
- a CDS encoding XrtA system polysaccharide deacetylase, which translates to MKSQKIGVEFQTKNNISNILTIDVEDWFHILDLPSLPPLKTWVKLESRVVSNTIFILDLLDKYKTKGTFFVLGWVAKHFPDLVREIEKRGHEIGSHGYSHELIYHLTQDRFRRDVSLSLEYLSRITSRPILGYRAPGFSIVPETLYALDILVELGFYYDASIFPMKRNHGGFPGFSEEENWITTPRGNRILEIPVTPINWLGKKIYLFGGGYFRLAPYPLIEQAITYLNDRGKSVLVYLHPREFDVNHPRLAMSLTRSFTTYVNLEQTRSKFERAIAQFKFSSIEKIWKLFSSDSQLIAS; encoded by the coding sequence ATGAAAAGCCAAAAGATAGGAGTAGAATTTCAGACAAAAAATAACATCAGCAATATCCTGACAATAGATGTTGAGGACTGGTTTCATATTTTAGATCTTCCATCACTTCCTCCACTTAAAACCTGGGTAAAACTGGAAAGTCGAGTTGTATCTAATACGATTTTTATTTTAGATTTACTAGATAAATACAAAACCAAAGGAACATTTTTTGTTCTAGGATGGGTTGCCAAGCATTTTCCAGATTTAGTTCGGGAAATTGAAAAACGAGGTCATGAAATTGGCAGCCATGGTTATAGTCACGAACTGATTTATCATTTAACGCAAGATCGCTTTCGACGCGATGTTAGCTTATCTTTAGAATATCTTTCTCGAATTACTTCTCGACCAATTCTTGGCTATCGCGCTCCCGGTTTTTCCATTGTGCCCGAAACTCTATATGCTTTAGATATTTTAGTAGAATTGGGTTTTTATTACGATGCTTCAATTTTTCCAATGAAGAGAAATCATGGTGGTTTTCCAGGCTTTTCAGAAGAAGAAAATTGGATTACTACCCCTAGAGGAAATCGAATCCTAGAAATTCCAGTTACTCCTATCAATTGGTTGGGTAAAAAAATTTATCTTTTTGGAGGCGGATACTTTCGTCTAGCACCCTACCCGCTGATCGAGCAAGCAATTACTTACCTCAACGATCGCGGAAAATCTGTATTAGTCTATCTCCATCCGCGAGAATTTGATGTCAATCACCCTCGATTGGCAATGAGTTTAACTCGTTCTTTCACAACTTATGTCAATCTCGAACAAACTCGCTCAAAATTTGAGCGTGCGATCGCGCAATTCAAATTCAGTAGTATTGAAAAAATCTGGAAGTTATTTTCCAGCGATTCCCAATTAATAGCCAGTTAA